In Amblyraja radiata isolate CabotCenter1 chromosome 38, sAmbRad1.1.pri, whole genome shotgun sequence, a genomic segment contains:
- the LOC116966988 gene encoding 60S ribosomal protein L35-like codes for MAKIKARKLRGKKKEELLKQLDDLKVELSQIRVAKVTGGAASKLSKIRVVRKSIARVLTVINQTQKENLRKFYKGKKYKPLDLRPKKTRAMRRRLNKHEESLKTKKLQRKERLYPMRKYAVKV; via the exons ATGGCAAAGATCAAGGCACGAAAGCTGCGCGGGAAAAAGAAGGAGGAGCTCCTCAAGCAGCTGGATGATCTCAAGGTGGAACTGTCCCAGATCCGTGTTGCCAAGGTAACAGGAGGAGCTGCGTCAAAGCTTTCCAAGATCCGTGTCGTGCGCAAGTCCATTGCCAGAGTCCTTACCGTCATTAATCAGACACAGAAGGAGAACTTGAGAAAATTCTACAAAGGCAAGAAGTACAAGCCTTTGGATCTGCGACCCAAGAAGACCCGAGCTATGCGCCGGCGACTAAACAAGCACGAG GAGAGTTTGAAGACGAAGAAACTGCAGAGGAAAGAGCGTCTGTACCCCATGCGCAAATACGCTGTGAAAGTTTAA